In Pseudomonadota bacterium, the genomic window CTTCTTTCTCTCTCGTCGAGCGGGCTCTCGCCGGGCAGGGCCAAACCCACAAAAAAGTTTGGCAGGGGCGGAGGGATTCGAACCCCCACTCGCGGTTTTGGAGACCGCTGGTCTGCCGTTAAACCTACGCCCCTTCGGCTTCCTCTGACTGCGCCTAACCCGATTCTACTTGATTTCCTTGTGCGGCTGGTGCTTGCGGCAGAACGGGCAAAACTTCTTCAGCTCAATGCGTTCCGTCGTGGTTTTCTTATTCTTGGTGTTGCTGTAATTCTTCCGCTTGCACTCGCCACACTGCAAGGTAATGATTTCCCGCATAGTACCTTCCTGTTAGGACAGAATTTCCGTAACCGTGCCGGCGCCCACGGTGCGTCCGCCTTCGCGTATCGCAAACCGCAAGCCCTTGTCCATGGCCACCGGCGTGATCAGATCCACTTCCAGCGTCACGTTGTCTCCCGGCATCACCATCTCCATCCCCTCCGGCAACTGCGCCACTCCCGTCACATCCGTCGTCCGGAAGTAGAACTG contains:
- the rpmG gene encoding 50S ribosomal protein L33 — encoded protein: MREIITLQCGECKRKNYSNTKNKKTTTERIELKKFCPFCRKHQPHKEIK